The sequence AGCCGGAATTCCGCCGAATGAAGAACAGCTTCCTATGCATATTGTTGCAAGCGCATTTCCGCATACTTCCTTTGCTATTTCTTTGCCAGTTCTTCCCTTGGGCCCCAGTCTCATGAAATCGCCGTTGTGGCCTACGGGGATCGACCCCTCGACTACACAGACATACTGGCCCTTCAGATTATTAACACAATCTTCGAGACATTTTTCAGCCTGATGACCTGCGGCGGCCATCAGTGTCTCATGGTACACCAGGTCGATTGTATCGAGCAGGATGGAGTCGACATTCGGGTATGATGTTCTCAGGAAGGCCTCAGAACATCCCGTGCATTCGGCAAAATGCAGCCAGACAACCGGAAGCCTGCTGATATTTTCAGCTGCTTTGGCCACCATCGGCTTGAACATGGGAGGCAGCATAAGTGCTGCTGTCATCGCGGTGGTCCATTTCATGAAATCTCTTCTGGATACGCCTCGTTCCTTCAGCTCTTCGGTGAGGTTAAATCTTGCAGGCGGGAGGGCTGCGTCCATTTCCTCCATGTGCGCACTGCACTGTTCCATGAGCTTTTCGTATTGCTCTTTGATATTCCTATTACAACCCTTCTTTCCTGGCATACCTTAACCCC is a genomic window of Desulfomonilia bacterium containing:
- a CDS encoding hydrogenase small subunit → MPGKKGCNRNIKEQYEKLMEQCSAHMEEMDAALPPARFNLTEELKERGVSRRDFMKWTTAMTAALMLPPMFKPMVAKAAENISRLPVVWLHFAECTGCSEAFLRTSYPNVDSILLDTIDLVYHETLMAAAGHQAEKCLEDCVNNLKGQYVCVVEGSIPVGHNGDFMRLGPKGRTGKEIAKEVCGNALATICIGSCSSFGGIPAADPNPTDAKGISSVISKTTVNIAGCPPNPVNFVGTLLHLLLFKGLPPCDSLGRPLFGYGKRIHDFCERRPHYDAGEYVQEWGDQGQLNGWCLYKVGCKGPYTYANCAKARFNDGMSWPVMAGHGCIGCTEPAFWDRMAPFEKPLAEKPIGLGGVEAPVDLIGAGLLGATVVGVAAHAGITLAKNHGQPKNAAEDKKEEHSAH